The following proteins are encoded in a genomic region of Apodemus sylvaticus chromosome 21, mApoSyl1.1, whole genome shotgun sequence:
- the Smpd3 gene encoding sphingomyelin phosphodiesterase 3 has product MVLYTTPFPNSCLSALHAVSWALIFPCYWLVDRLVASFIPTTYEKRQRADDPCCLQLLCTVLFTPVYLALLVAALPFAFLGFIFWSPLQSARRPYSYSRLEDKSPAGGAALLSEWKGTGAGKSFCFATANVCLLPDSLARLNNVFNTQARAKEIGQRIRNGAARPQIKIYIDSPTNTSISAASFSSLVSPQGSDGARAVPGSIKRTASVEYKGDGGHHPSEEAANGPASGEQADGSLEDSCIVRISGEEGGRPQEAEDPTTGSQARNGAGGTPKGPTPNHNQRDGDSGSLGSPSASRESLVKARAGQDSGGSGEPGANSKLLYKTSVVKKAAARRRRHPDEAFDHEVSAFFPANLDFLCLQEVFDKRAAAKLKEQLHGYFEYILYDVGVYGCHGCCNFKCLNSGLFFASRYPVMDVAYHCYPNGCSFDALASKGALFLKVQVGSTPQDQRIVGYIACTHLHAPPEDSAVRCEQLDLLQDWLADFRKSTSSTSTANPEELVVFDVICGDLNFDNCSSDDKLEQQHSLFTRYKDPCRLGPGEEKPWAIGTLLDTNGLYDEDVCTPDNLQKVLESEEGRREYLAFPTSKSPGAGQKGRKDLLKGNGRRIDYMLHAEEGLCPDWKAEVEEFSFITQLSGLTDHLPVAMRLMVSAGEEEA; this is encoded by the exons ATGGTTTTGTACACGACCCCCTTTCCTAATAGCTGTCTGTCCGCCCTCCACGCTGTGTCCTGGGCCCTCATCTTCCCATGTTACTGGCTGGTGGACCGGCTGGTGGCCTCCTTCATACCCACCACCTATGAGAAGCGCCAGAGGGCAGATGACCCCTGCTGCCTGCAGCTGCTCTGCACGGTACTCTTCACGCCGGTCTACCTGGCTCTGCTTGTGGCTGCACTGCCTTTTGCCTTCCTTGGGTtcatcttctggtctccactgCAGTCTGCCCGCCGGCCCTACTCCTACTCCCGGCTAGAAGACAAAAGCCCAGCTGGTGGAGCAGCCCTGCTTAGTGAATGGAAGGGCACAGGGGCTGGCAAAAGCTTTTGCTTTGCCACAGCCAATGTCTGCCTCCTCCCTGACTCACTTGCAAGGCTTAATAATGTGTTCAACACCCAAGCACGGGCCAAAGAGATCGGGCAGAGAATCCGCAATGGGGCCGCTCGGCCTCAGATCAAAATCTACATTGATTCTCCCACCAACACCTCCATTAGTGCGGCTAGCTTCAGCAGCCTGGTGTCACCACAGGGCAGCGATGGAGCCAGAGCTGTTCCTGGGAGCATTAAGAGGACAGCCTCTGTGGAATACAAGGGGGATGGTGGGCATCACCCCAGCGAGGAGGCTGCCAACGGCCCAGCCTCTGGGGAACAGGCTGACGGAAGCCTCGAGGACAGCTGCATTGTGCGAATCAGTGGTGAGGAAGGAGGCCGGCCGCAGGAAGCTGAGGACCCTACGACAGGGAGCCAAGCCAGGAATGGGGCTGGTGGAACCCCAAAGGGCCCGACGCCCAACCACAATCAGCGGGATGGGGATTCTGGGAGCCTGGGCAGCCCCTCAGCCTCCAGGGAGTCCTTGGTGAAGGCACGGGCTGGGCAAGACAGTGGTGGCAGCGGAGAGCCAGGGGCTAACAGCAAGCTGCTGTATAAGACCTCTGTGGTGAAGAAGGCAGCAGCCCGCAGGAGGCGCCACCCTGATGAAGCCTTTGACCATGAGGTCTCAGCCTTCTTCCCGGCCAATCTGGACTTCCTGTGCCTGCAGGAGGTGTTTGACAAGCGTGCAGCTGCTAAGTTGAAAGAGCAGCTGCATGGCTACTTCGAGTACATCCTGTATGACGTCGGGGTCTATGGCTGCCATGGTTGCTGCAATTTCAAATGTCTCAACAGCGGTCTCTTCTTCGCCAGCCGCTACCCTGTCATGGACGTGGCCTATCACTGTTACCCCAACGGGTGCAGCTTCGACGCCCTGGCCTCTAAGGGAGCTCTGTTTCTCAAG gTGCAGGTGGGAAGCACACCTCAGGACCAAAGAATTGTTGGGTACATCGCCTGCACACACCTGCATGCCCCACCAG AGGACAGTGCCGTCCGGTGTGAGCAGCTGGACCTGCTTCAGGACTGGCTGGCTGATTTCCGAAAATCTACCTCCTCGACCAGCACAGCCAACCCCGAGGAGCTGGTGGTGTTTGATGTCATCTGCGGAGATTTGAACTTTGATAACTGCTCTTCTG ATGACAAACTGGAGCAGCAGCACTCACTGTTTACTCGCTACAAGGACCCCTGCCGCCTGGGGCCTGGGGAGGAAAAGCCTTGGGCCATAG GCACCCTGCTGGACACCAACGGTCTCTACGACGAGGATGTGTGCACCCCAGACAACCTTCAGAA GGTCTTGGAGAGCGAGGAAGGCCGCAGGGAGTATCTGGCCTTCCCCACCAGCAAgagcccaggggctgggcagaagggaaggaaggacctgCTGAAGGGCAATGGCCGCCGCATCGACTACATGCTGCACGCTGAGGAGGGGCTGTGCCCTGACTGGAAGGCT GAGGTGGAAGAATTCAGTTTTATCACCCAGCTGTCCGGCCTGACCGACCACCTGCCCGTGGCCATGCGGCTGATGGTGTCTGCAGGGGAAGAGGAGGCATAG
- the Prmt7 gene encoding protein arginine N-methyltransferase 7 isoform X2, giving the protein MMAVTAGADFCYAIEVFKPMAEAAVKIVEKNGFSDKIKVINKHSTEVTVGPDGDLPCRANILVTELFDTELIGEGALPSYEHAHKHLVQEDCEAVPHRATVYAQLVESRRMWSWNKLFPVRVQTSLGEQVIIPPSELERCPGAPSVYDIQLNQVSSADFTVLSDVLPMFSVDFSKQVSSSAACHGRQFVPLASGQAQVVLSWWDIEMDPEGKIKCTMAPFWAQTDPQELQWRDHWMQCVYFLPQEEPIVQGSPRCLVAHHDDYCVWYSLQRTCPDENDNTYQVRPVCDCQAHLLWNRPRFGEINDQDRTDQYARALRTVLVPGSICLCVSDGSLLSMLAHHLGAEQVFTVESSVASYRLMKRIFKVNHLEDKISVINKRPELLTSADLEGNKVSLLLGEPFFTTSLLPWHNLYFWYVRTSVDQHLAPGAVVLPQAASLHAMIVEFRDLWRIRSPCGDCEGFDVHIMDDMIKHSLDFRESREAEPHPLWEYPCRSLSEPQEILTFDFQQPIPQQPMQSKGTMELRRPGKSHGAVLWMEYQLTPDSTVSTGLMNPAEDKGDCCWNPHCKQAVYFLSTTLDPRVPQDGPRSVSYAVEFHPLTGDITMEFRFADTLN; this is encoded by the exons ACGGTGACTTGCCATGTCGTGCTAACATTCTGGTCACGGAGCTGTTTGACACAGAACTGATTGGGGAGGGAGCACTGCCCTCTTATGAGCATGCACACAAGCATCTTGTACAG GAAGACTGTGAAGCAGTACCTCACAGGGCAACTGTCTATGCCCAGCTGGTGGAGTCCAGAAGGATGTGGTCGTGGAACAAGCTGTTTCCTGTCCGTGTTCAGACTAGTCTTGGAGAGCAGGTCATCATTCCTCCCTCAGAATTGGAGAGGTGTCCTGGTGCGCCTTCAGTCTATGACATTCAGCTGAACCAGGTGTCGTCTGCTGACTTCACTGTCCTCAGTGATGTGCTGCCAATGTTCAG CGTGGACTTCAGCAAGCAAGTCAGTAGCTCGGCAGCGTGCCATGGTAGGCAGTTTGTACCTTTGGCGTCTGGCCAAGCACAGGTGGTTCTCTCCTGGTGGGACATTGAAATGGACCCTGAGGGCAAGATCAAGTGCACCATGGCACCCTTTTGGGCACAGACAGATCCGCAGGAGCTTCAG TGGCGGGACCACTGGATGCAGTGTGTGTATTTCCTGCCGCAGGAAGAACCCATTGTGCAGGGCTCGCCCAGATGCCTGGTAGCCCACCACGATGACTACTGTGTGTGGTACAGCCTTCAGAGAACCTG CCCTGATGAGAATGACAACACCTACCAAGTGCGACCCGTGTGTGACTGTCAGGCTCACTTGCTCTGGAACCGGCCTCGGTTTGGAGAAATCAATGATCAGGACAGAACTGATCAGTATGCCCGAGCCCTGAGGACT GTGCTCGTTCCAGGAAGCATCTGCCTTTGTGTTAGTGACGGCAGTCTCCTCTCCATGTTGGCCCATCACCTCGGAGCAGAGCAG GTGTTTACAGTTGAGAGTTCAGTAGCTTCCTATAGACTGATGAAAAGG ATCTTCAAGGTTAACCACTTGGAAGACAAAATTAGTGTCATCAATAAACGGCCTGAGTTGCTAACATCTGCAGACCTGGAGGGTAACAAG GTctccctcctcctgggtgaacccTTTTTCACCACCAGCCTGCTGCCGTGGCACAACCTGTACTTCTGGTATGTCCGTACCTCTGTGGACCAGCACCTAGCACCTGGGGCTGTGGTGCTGCCCCAGGCTGCCTCACTGCACGCCATGATCGTGGAGTTCAGG GACTTGTGGCGGATCCGGAGTCCTTGCGGTGATTGCGAAGGTTTTGATGTACACATCATGGATGATATGATCAAG CACTCCCTGGATTTCCGAGAGAGCAGGGAGGCAGAGCCACACCCATTGTGGGAATACCCCTGCAGAAGCCTCTCTGAGCCTCAAGAGATCCTGACTTTTGATTTCCAGCAGCCCATCCCGCAGCAGCCTATGCAATCCAAGGGCACAATGGAGCTGAGGAG ACCCGGGAAGAGCCATGGGGCTGTCCTGTGGATGGAATATCAGCTGACTCCAGACAGCACAGTCAGCACTGGCCTCATGAACCCTGCAGAAGACAAG GGGGACTGCTGCTGGAACCCCCACTGCAAGCAGGCTGTGTACTTCCTCAGCACCACGCTGGATCCCAGAGTGCCTCAGGATGGCCCGCGGTCAGTCAGCTATGCTGTGGAGTTTCACCCCCTCACGGGAGACATCACCATGGAGTTTAGGTTTGCAGACACCTTGAACTGA